In the genome of Fructilactobacillus hinvesii, the window TCTGGGCAAAGGTAAACTTCTGCCAGTTCATTAACTTCATTGGATTTCCGGAAGTAGCTTCCGGGCACAAGGCCGCAAAGTTATTAATCCAGGAGGCTTTGTCGTTGTTATAAACAAACGGAAAGTCCGGATCATCCTGTCGTTTTAAATCCTGCAAGAAACGGAAGCAGGCCAATCGAATGTGATAACCCGCAATCTGTTTTTCATCTAGCACGTCAAAGGCATACTGCACGGCCGCATCCTTGTATTTGCTACGAATTGCAGAATAGTCATTATCCTGGTACGCCCCGATCACGTCATGCGATTGAGTTAAATCAACCATCAGTTCCACTACCTTTAATTAAAGATAGAATGTTGGATTTTGGCTTTTCTTCTTTATCCTGGTCACTTTTAGCATTTTTCAAAATGTCTTCGCGTGATTTTGGCGACAAGCCCAATTGGTCAGCCATCGACCGGAATTCTTTAGTAGCATTATTCAGCGCGGCCACGGCTGGATTCTTGTCAAAACTCGTAGTAGTGATGATCTGCTTAACCGTTTCGCTCTTGTTAATTATGTCAATTTCTTTAGTTGCTTTCACAGGACCATTTTCGGCGATGATGGCATAGCTTTCTCTAATGATTTGATATTGCATGCAGAACGCCTCCAGCAATGAACGATCTAGGTTATTGACGAGCCCGCTTTCTGTTAACGGATCACGCAGACGCCGATACAAGTTATAAGCTTCCCCTTTGAGGTACTTCGGCGGCTTAATTGGTAGTTCATTCTCATTTTTCCGGGGCCGACCTGGATGACGTCCCGATTTTTCTGCCATAATCATCACTTCCTTCGTTGAGCAATTAATTGCCCTAATTATTTCCACGAAAAAAGCCACAATCCGTTGCTGGAGTGTGGCTTTATTTTGTTATTTTCAATTGCGCTAAGTACTCTCGTTACAACAACTATCAAAATTAAATCAATGCAACACAGAACGTTGTCAAAACTAGTCAATCCGTCTCATAACTGGCACAAAAAATTTCATCAAAACGAAATTTTGATGCGAGTTGATCCCAATGTGAGCTTCCCACGGATCCGAAAAACAGGCCGGGGGGGTTATTTCATTTAGCTGGATTTTCTTTGGGGCAAATGGGAGCTACTTTTTTTGTTTCCATAGTTTTTTGTTGTTCAAATGTTGTTGTTGCGATGTTTTTTTAATGCCCCAACATCAGTTCCTCTCATTCTTAGCGCAATTTCGTTCACATCAGTTACTTCTTTGACTGGCTTGGCCATGTCCTGGTTAGTCAGTCCGTAGTAGTCTTGTTCCCACTTGGTCTTCATTGCATGACACCGTCGACAGATGACAGCAAGGTTATATTCGTCTAGTTGCTTAGCTCTATTAACCTTACGTGGCACGATGTGGTCAACTGTCTTCTGATTGATTGTATTAATGCCAAGCGCTTTGCAGTACTGACAGATGTAGTGTTGTTTACTTCTAACAATGGATGCTAACTGCAACCATTGCTTTGATGAATAAAAGTTGTAGAACTGTTTCTGCTTCGGATCATGATTGCGATACTGATTGTATCGTTGATACCTGTCTTGTTTATCATGGCCATTCGTCCATCGTGACCGGTTAGCTTCCCATGTAGCTTCTTCTGACTGATGTTGCTTGCAGAAATGATAAGGCATCAAAGCTAACTGATGGCATCGGGGATGATGACACATTCTAGCTTTAGGCATGATGCATCCTCCTAGTCATTAAACTTACCGGCTAGATAACTGATGGCCACTGCAACGTTATCTTTGTCAGACATCATCCATTGGCCCACAACATCCAACTGATCCCCAGGAGTTACCTGGTACTGCCGGACCTGTGTCATGATATCCCCAATTAAGTTTAGACAATTCTTATTTGGGTTATTTCGGTACAGGGTAGTAATCCAATCCTTAACTTCCTTTGGCATCCACTCACCTCTATCTAGGAAATCCTGGTAGTAAATTAGTTAATGGACCAAATGGATCATAACCAGAAGGAATGATTGTATCTTTCATCCTAGTGATACATTCATGTAAATCATCCTCTGATGCTTTCATTAAAGCTCCTGAAGTAATAATGAATGATGAAAAGTCCATGCCATCAAGGTAAGCCGCCTTAATACTTTTAATGTAGTACGTATATTTAATCGGATAACCGGCAAGCTCTGAAACAAATGAAATTGTGTTATCAATGCTTGAAGCTACATCATAAAACTTAGAACTGCCAACGGTATTTCCTTTTAGCAACGCAGCGTACATTTCTTTAGTCAAACCGTATGCAGCATATTTGCTCTGAGTAACAATTAAACCCTTTAACTCTTTCAACACGATTCCTCCCAATTAATTCTACGTACAAAAAAGCAACCACATTCCTGTGATTGCTATAACTTTCAGCAGTAACCCTTAAAGTCCGATTTTTTATACTGCTTTCAGTTTGGTGTTACGAGATGTGGGTTTGCGATAACCCGATGCCGTCTCCTGGAATCGAACCAGGATGAACCCGCAGACGGCTGATGATTGAGTTTGAAAAGCCTATCATCACACAAACAAGATGGTAAACTCAGTGGCTCCTATCCACTTTGCTTACATTAACAATTATTGCATGTGTCACTACGAATGAACTCCGGTCTTTCTACGAAAAAACTCTACTAAAACTACGATTTTTCTTTTATCAATTCAAACCCATAAGCAGTAGCAGCATCCGCAAAATCAATCAAAGCATTGTTCTTCAACTCGTAGTAACGTGATTGGCCATAACCAATTTGATTAGCGATTTTCCAATCAGGGATGTTATTAATGAATGAATCACGCAGGATTAACGATTTCTTATGTTCTAGTGAATTAATGCATCGAATAACGTTTTTGACTTCATCTTGTCGTTCTAGCATCCGTAACACTAGCTTTTCGTTTGAATTAC includes:
- a CDS encoding phage terminase small subunit P27 family, producing MAEKSGRHPGRPRKNENELPIKPPKYLKGEAYNLYRRLRDPLTESGLVNNLDRSLLEAFCMQYQIIRESYAIIAENGPVKATKEIDIINKSETVKQIITTTSFDKNPAVAALNNATKEFRSMADQLGLSPKSREDILKNAKSDQDKEEKPKSNILSLIKGSGTDG
- a CDS encoding HNH endonuclease, producing the protein MPKARMCHHPRCHQLALMPYHFCKQHQSEEATWEANRSRWTNGHDKQDRYQRYNQYRNHDPKQKQFYNFYSSKQWLQLASIVRSKQHYICQYCKALGINTINQKTVDHIVPRKVNRAKQLDEYNLAVICRRCHAMKTKWEQDYYGLTNQDMAKPVKEVTDVNEIALRMRGTDVGALKKHRNNNI
- a CDS encoding ArpU family phage packaging/lysis transcriptional regulator, with translation MGLFPEIDRKATIKNTKRFFKKVWPRIILQSGLTAVSLHSPEITDMPTSTPSGNSNEKLVLRMLERQDEVKNVIRCINSLEHKKSLILRDSFINNIPDWKIANQIGYGQSRYYELKNNALIDFADAATAYGFELIKEKS